One genomic region from Parerythrobacter aestuarii encodes:
- the sciP gene encoding CtrA inhibitor SciP, producing the protein MIENQKIRPAQVIGPLGEPLTMDDLPSPNTKRWVVRRKAEVVAAVNGGMLTIDDVLERYNLTLEEFASWQRAVDRSGMQGLRVTRIQHYRDLYERQLKY; encoded by the coding sequence ATGATCGAGAACCAGAAAATTCGACCGGCCCAGGTAATCGGCCCGCTTGGCGAGCCGCTGACCATGGATGACTTGCCGAGCCCCAACACCAAGCGGTGGGTGGTGCGTCGCAAGGCGGAAGTGGTTGCTGCCGTCAATGGCGGCATGTTGACGATCGATGATGTGCTCGAGCGCTATAACCTGACGCTCGAGGAATTCGCATCCTGGCAGCGCGCTGTCGATCGGTCGGGCATGCAAGGCCTGCGTGTAACTCGCATCCAGCACTATCGCGACCTCTACGAGCGCCAACTCAAATACTGA
- a CDS encoding DUF445 domain-containing protein, with amino-acid sequence MRITATLMLVVMAGVFIASHRLLDLHPAWGYLNAFAEAAMVGGLADWFAVTALFRHPLGIPIPHTAIIPSNKDRIADTMAQFLRSNFLTPAVVARRMQGMNVARGVGDYLVAPSDDNRSRITGGAAELMAEVLESLDPDRLGNQVRQGLAGQFAKIDVSPLAGRMLEGAIADKRHMPLMDGFIRWAGLTLEDNEETVREIIHDRANAVLRWTGLDERISSSVLDGLYRLLAEVLVDPEHPLRSKIEEGLEKLASDLKNDPATREKVEEIKRDLLENPAVAEWWMGVWERIRRSLIRRAREPDNVLGEEMRKGLAELGKALQQDERLQHQINRFARRTAVGIATRYGDEIVRLVSETVKRWDATTVTDRIEGAVGRDLQFIRINGTLVGGLVGLAIHAVVELS; translated from the coding sequence ATGCGGATTACCGCCACGCTGATGCTGGTGGTCATGGCGGGCGTCTTCATTGCCAGCCACCGCCTGCTCGATCTTCATCCGGCGTGGGGCTACCTTAATGCGTTCGCAGAAGCGGCCATGGTGGGCGGGCTGGCTGACTGGTTCGCAGTCACCGCACTATTCCGCCATCCGCTCGGCATTCCCATCCCGCACACCGCGATCATTCCTTCGAACAAGGATCGGATTGCGGACACGATGGCGCAGTTCCTGCGCAGCAATTTCCTGACGCCCGCTGTTGTCGCGCGTCGTATGCAGGGCATGAATGTCGCCCGCGGCGTTGGCGATTACCTTGTCGCTCCCAGCGACGACAATCGCTCGCGCATCACCGGCGGCGCGGCCGAGCTGATGGCCGAAGTGCTTGAATCGCTCGATCCCGACCGACTGGGTAACCAGGTTCGCCAAGGGCTGGCGGGCCAGTTCGCCAAGATCGATGTCTCGCCGCTGGCGGGGCGGATGCTCGAAGGCGCGATTGCCGACAAGCGCCACATGCCGCTGATGGATGGCTTCATCCGCTGGGCGGGGCTGACGCTGGAGGACAATGAAGAAACCGTCCGTGAGATAATCCATGATCGCGCCAATGCCGTGCTGCGCTGGACCGGGCTGGACGAGCGCATTTCATCCTCGGTGCTCGACGGGCTCTATCGCTTGCTGGCCGAAGTGCTGGTCGATCCCGAGCACCCGCTGCGCAGCAAGATCGAGGAAGGTCTGGAGAAGCTCGCCAGCGATCTCAAGAACGACCCGGCCACGCGCGAAAAGGTGGAAGAGATCAAACGCGACCTGCTGGAGAACCCGGCGGTGGCGGAATGGTGGATGGGTGTGTGGGAACGCATCCGCCGCTCGCTGATCCGCCGTGCGCGCGAGCCCGACAATGTGCTGGGCGAAGAAATGCGCAAGGGCCTCGCCGAACTGGGCAAGGCGCTGCAGCAGGACGAGCGGCTGCAGCACCAGATCAACCGCTTCGCCCGCCGCACCGCCGTCGGCATTGCCACCCGCTATGGCGACGAGATCGTCCGGCTGGTGTCGGAAACGGTCAAGCGCTGGGATGCCACCACCGTTACCGACCGTATCGAAGGCGCGGTCGGCCGCGACCTCCAGTTCATCCGCATCAATGGGACGCTAGTGGGTGGGCTGGTAGGTCTGGCGATTCACGCGGTGGTGGAGCTGAGCTGA
- a CDS encoding serine hydrolase domain-containing protein: protein MPRRSASLIAMLACVSTLVACGKPEPVQQELTETALAAVSDDPGAPTKQLARQFDDLFADEALGETRAAVVLYNGKVAAERYAPGYDADTRFVSWSMAKTVTAVMIGMLVADGQLRLDESPPIPEWQRPGDPRGEITLRQLLQMRSGLRHTEAGDPPYESSEVQMLFLEGRDDMARWAEEQPLEAEPGAKFEYSSSTTVILADIAARVIAKGSDDPDIRRQAVTDFLQARLFGPLEMSSVVPEFDASGTLIGGSLIHANARDWARFGEFLREGGSVGGAQLVPRKWIDFMTTPSPRADFYGAQTWLNTSASVESDSLYPIDQPAGVFAAIGHMGQYVIVSPRQRLTIVRLGHSDAEQRKVLLAQLRDIVDLYPER, encoded by the coding sequence ATGCCGCGTCGCTCCGCCTCCCTTATCGCCATGCTGGCCTGCGTCTCAACCCTTGTTGCATGCGGCAAGCCTGAACCCGTCCAACAAGAATTGACGGAAACGGCGCTGGCGGCAGTGAGCGACGACCCAGGTGCCCCGACCAAGCAGCTGGCGCGTCAATTCGATGATCTTTTCGCCGATGAAGCGCTCGGCGAAACGCGTGCAGCCGTGGTGCTCTACAACGGCAAGGTCGCGGCTGAACGCTATGCGCCGGGGTACGACGCCGACACGCGTTTCGTCAGCTGGTCGATGGCTAAGACCGTCACTGCAGTGATGATTGGCATGTTGGTGGCCGATGGCCAGCTGCGGCTCGACGAGAGCCCACCGATCCCAGAATGGCAGCGCCCCGGCGATCCGCGCGGCGAAATCACCCTTCGCCAACTGCTGCAGATGCGCAGCGGGCTGCGCCACACCGAGGCCGGCGATCCACCTTACGAATCGTCGGAAGTGCAGATGCTGTTCCTCGAAGGGCGCGACGACATGGCGCGCTGGGCCGAAGAGCAGCCGCTCGAAGCGGAGCCTGGTGCCAAGTTCGAATATTCAAGCAGCACCACCGTCATCCTGGCCGACATCGCAGCCCGCGTGATTGCCAAGGGCAGCGATGATCCCGACATACGTCGGCAAGCGGTGACCGATTTTCTCCAGGCGCGGCTGTTCGGACCGCTGGAGATGTCCTCGGTAGTGCCCGAATTCGATGCCAGCGGCACGCTGATCGGCGGCAGCCTGATCCACGCTAACGCCCGCGACTGGGCCAGGTTCGGCGAGTTCCTGCGCGAAGGCGGATCGGTCGGCGGGGCGCAGCTGGTGCCGCGCAAATGGATCGATTTCATGACCACGCCCAGCCCAAGGGCGGACTTTTACGGTGCACAGACCTGGCTCAACACCAGCGCCAGCGTTGAAAGTGATTCGCTGTATCCCATCGACCAGCCAGCCGGTGTGTTCGCCGCCATCGGCCACATGGGGCAATATGTCATCGTATCGCCGCGGCAGCGACTGACGATCGTCCGGCTCGGCCATTCGGATGCCGAGCAGCGCAAGGTGCTGCTGGCGCAACTGCGCGATATCGTCGACCTCTACCCGGAGAGGTAG
- a CDS encoding cation diffusion facilitator family transporter produces MTDKKSFLARSAALASITVAVFLIALKTWATWKTGSTAMLGSLADSGLDLVASIATLVGVWIASMPADDNHRFGHGKAEALAAMFQVMLIALSASGIAYRAVTKLIGGGRVEAAPEGMAVSAIAIVATLLLLGWQRYVMARTRSVAIRADHVHYQSDLLLNLAVIAALALDQYVGFAQADPLFGLAIAAWLLWGAWNAAGEAIDHLMDKEWPEERRDAFLAVLAKHPDIRGVHDLRTRTSGNDDFVQFHMAVDPGLSIVTVHDLMDDVEARIAQDFPGVEVLIHPDPVGLPRQEGAELLPETAEGVTP; encoded by the coding sequence ATGACCGACAAAAAATCCTTCCTCGCGCGGAGTGCCGCGCTCGCCTCGATCACTGTTGCGGTGTTCCTGATTGCGCTCAAGACCTGGGCCACATGGAAGACCGGCTCAACCGCCATGCTCGGCAGCCTGGCGGACAGCGGCCTCGACCTCGTTGCCAGTATTGCCACGCTGGTGGGGGTATGGATCGCCTCGATGCCGGCCGACGACAACCACCGGTTCGGCCACGGCAAGGCCGAAGCTCTGGCGGCGATGTTCCAGGTCATGCTGATCGCGCTGTCGGCTTCAGGTATTGCCTATCGTGCAGTGACGAAGCTGATCGGGGGTGGTCGGGTCGAAGCGGCACCAGAGGGGATGGCAGTATCCGCCATCGCCATTGTCGCTACCTTGTTGCTGCTTGGGTGGCAGCGGTATGTCATGGCGCGCACCCGCTCCGTCGCGATCCGGGCCGATCACGTGCATTACCAGTCGGACCTGCTGCTCAACCTTGCGGTTATCGCAGCGCTGGCGCTCGACCAGTATGTCGGCTTTGCCCAGGCTGACCCCTTGTTCGGGCTCGCCATCGCCGCCTGGCTCTTGTGGGGTGCGTGGAACGCTGCGGGGGAAGCGATCGATCACCTCATGGACAAGGAATGGCCAGAGGAACGCCGCGATGCCTTCCTCGCGGTGCTTGCCAAACACCCGGACATTCGCGGGGTGCATGATTTGCGCACCAGGACCAGCGGGAATGACGATTTCGTGCAGTTCCACATGGCGGTCGATCCCGGTCTCAGCATCGTGACGGTGCATGACCTGATGGACGACGTCGAGGCCCGCATCGCGCAGGATTTTCCCGGTGTGGAAGTGCTCATCCACCCTGACCCGGTCGGCCTGCCACGCCAGGAGGGTGCCGAGCTCCTGCCCGAAACCGCCGAGGGAGTGACCCCATGA
- a CDS encoding PhzF family phenazine biosynthesis protein produces MKIPYWHVDAFADRPFAGNQAAVMPLDAWLEDDVLQAIGEENNFAETAFIIPDASGEADYELRWFTPACEIRLCGHATLASGHVVLERDGGDRVTFRTRKAGILEVRRSEAGYELALPAIPTERSDWPEAVSLLGRPPAEVWLNPDGYGIYLFKSEEQVRALDPDLRGLGALGDDQFICTASGTETDIVSRVFVPGGGVDEDSFTGSAHAALTHFWANRLGRDNFTAFQASQRGGHATCRLEGDRAWLGGPCVTVVEGTFYLSG; encoded by the coding sequence ATGAAGATACCCTATTGGCATGTCGATGCCTTCGCCGACCGGCCCTTCGCCGGGAACCAGGCGGCGGTCATGCCGCTCGATGCCTGGCTGGAAGACGATGTGCTGCAGGCGATTGGCGAGGAAAACAACTTCGCGGAGACGGCGTTCATCATACCCGATGCCAGCGGCGAGGCCGACTATGAGTTGCGCTGGTTCACGCCGGCCTGCGAAATTCGCCTGTGCGGCCACGCGACACTCGCCAGCGGGCATGTGGTGCTGGAGCGGGACGGGGGTGACCGCGTCACTTTCCGTACCCGCAAAGCCGGGATACTCGAGGTCCGCCGCAGCGAGGCTGGTTACGAGCTGGCATTACCGGCAATCCCGACCGAGCGCAGCGACTGGCCAGAGGCGGTTTCGCTTCTGGGAAGGCCGCCGGCCGAAGTCTGGCTCAATCCCGACGGCTACGGCATCTACCTGTTCAAATCCGAAGAGCAGGTGCGGGCGCTCGATCCTGACCTGCGCGGCCTCGGCGCGTTGGGTGATGACCAGTTCATCTGCACCGCGTCCGGGACCGAAACCGATATCGTCAGCAGGGTGTTCGTCCCAGGTGGCGGGGTCGATGAAGACAGCTTTACCGGCTCGGCCCATGCCGCGTTGACGCATTTCTGGGCCAACCGGCTCGGCCGCGACAACTTTACAGCCTTCCAGGCCTCACAGCGTGGCGGACATGCAACCTGCCGCCTGGAAGGCGACCGGGCCTGGCTCGGCGGGCCTTGCGTCACGGTGGTGGAAGGGACGTTCTACCTCTCCGGGTAG
- the mnmA gene encoding tRNA 2-thiouridine(34) synthase MnmA gives MNAPALLPPADRAADMFDLPRTATECRIVVAMSGGVDSSVVAALAHATGAEVIGITLQLYDYGAATGRKGACCAGDDIRDARAVADRLGIAHYVFDHESAFRENVVEQFADDYLAGRTPVPCIRCNMGPKFTDLLRMARELGADCLATGHYVRRVMGPAGPELHRALDPARDQSYFLYGTTEAQLDFLRFPLGDLPKSQVRELAEAAGLRNAAKPDSQDICFVPDGDYAKIVRKMRPEGGTPGNFVHAQTGEVLGEHKGIIHYTVGQRRGLEIGGQPEPLYVVELDAEAGEVKVGPKAMLAVTSASIIETNRIGPLPDAPLTAKVRSLAKPVPITLTGVPGDGATATIRFTVPEYGVAPGQAAVIYAGGRVVGGGWIAATQKAA, from the coding sequence ATGAACGCTCCTGCACTCCTCCCCCCTGCCGACAGGGCAGCGGACATGTTCGACCTGCCACGCACGGCGACCGAATGCCGCATCGTGGTGGCGATGTCGGGTGGTGTGGATTCCTCGGTCGTCGCCGCGCTCGCACATGCCACCGGGGCAGAAGTCATCGGGATCACGCTGCAGTTGTATGACTATGGCGCCGCGACCGGTCGCAAGGGCGCATGCTGCGCTGGCGACGATATCCGCGATGCCCGGGCAGTCGCTGACCGGCTAGGCATTGCGCACTATGTCTTCGACCATGAGAGCGCTTTCCGCGAAAATGTGGTTGAGCAGTTCGCCGACGACTACCTCGCCGGCCGGACTCCCGTCCCCTGCATCCGCTGCAACATGGGACCCAAGTTCACCGACCTCTTGCGCATGGCGCGCGAGTTGGGCGCGGATTGCCTCGCCACCGGGCATTATGTCCGCCGGGTGATGGGGCCTGCCGGGCCGGAACTCCACCGCGCGCTCGATCCGGCACGCGACCAGTCCTACTTCCTCTATGGCACTACCGAAGCGCAGCTCGATTTCCTGCGCTTCCCGCTGGGCGACTTGCCTAAGTCCCAGGTGCGCGAGCTGGCCGAGGCCGCCGGTTTGCGCAATGCCGCAAAGCCTGACAGCCAGGATATCTGCTTCGTGCCAGACGGCGACTACGCCAAGATTGTCAGGAAAATGCGGCCGGAAGGCGGGACTCCCGGCAATTTTGTCCATGCCCAGACCGGTGAAGTGCTGGGCGAACACAAGGGCATCATTCACTATACCGTCGGCCAGCGGCGCGGGCTTGAGATCGGCGGCCAGCCGGAACCGCTCTATGTCGTCGAACTCGATGCCGAAGCGGGGGAAGTGAAAGTTGGGCCCAAGGCCATGCTCGCCGTGACCTCGGCCTCGATCATCGAGACCAATCGGATCGGCCCGCTACCCGACGCACCGCTGACCGCCAAGGTCCGCTCGCTGGCGAAGCCGGTCCCCATCACGCTGACAGGCGTGCCGGGCGATGGCGCAACCGCCACAATCCGCTTCACTGTGCCCGAATATGGCGTCGCTCCCGGGCAGGCGGCAGTGATCTATGCCGGAGGCAGGGTCGTCGGTGGCGGCTGGATTGCCGCCACTCAAAAAGCGGCCTGA
- a CDS encoding efflux RND transporter permease subunit, with the protein MNFRNISAWSIRNPVIPLVFFTAVLLAGLLSFARMDVVNNPDIEFPAVSVSISQPGAAPTEIENQITQRVESAVRSINGVNSINSTASEGSSSTMIEFEVGTDPNDATIEVKNAIDSIRGSLPDGILEPRISKIEISGGFLGIFAVEAEDMTIEQLSWFIDDSVSKRLLGIQGMAEVRRIGGVDREIEVILDLPKMQAFGVTASQINNVLRQTNIDAAGGATEVGGTRQSVRVLGNTDSAYDLSQRQIQLGNGRTIKLAEVARVRDGYSERSSISKLRGKEVVPFVMSRAKGASDVTVYYEAKEVIAEIQKENPDVRFTQLLNSVKYTEEQYKSSMAAMIEGAILAVVVVFFFLRDWRATIISAIAIPLSAIPTFWFMDLLGFNLNQLSLLALGLVAGVLVDDAIVEIENIVRHMRMGKSAYQASIDAADEIGLPVVATSFCIVAVFLPVGLMPGISGQFFKNFGITVVIAVLMSLAVARMITPMLAAYFLKAKGHAAHGEGPMMDRYMGILRWSLDRGKLYARREGLAPPRHRWLYVLSFILVILLMMIVPGMAVFTTNGILGGFGLSDAVTRAISSDPQAEAAQLAGRLVNFVLLSLSLAVGFGVGWLLLKVFGLVRFFGDGMRNSWRWLEARFYDHRVWMLMVGYFALLLTLLLFMSVPAQFQPTVDDENSRVEIEMVPGTTIETTMAVADRVADLLYEQQEVERALQRVRQGNATLYIALKPDRERTSIQFERDLAPTLAQIPDARVRFQSQSGGFGSGRDITVMLAGSDPELLEDTAATLVEQMKGIDKLVAPRISADINRPEIIITPRPELAAELGVTTAALSQTIRIATLGEIEQNAAKFSLSDRQIPITVKLPESSREDLSTIANLPVQTRTGGSVPLSRVADISFGSGPTAIQRYNQNRRVLVGADLGQGVVKGEAQAEIDQLPILQNLPQGVIRDVVGEDQWQQELVRSLLIAVIAGVLLVFAVLVLLYKRLMSPLVNMTSLALAPLGGIFLVWLVGQPQSMPVYIGVLLLLGIVSKNSILLIDFAIEEMGKGTRKFEAIVDAGHKRAQPIVMTTVAMTAGMVPIAFSGLLGSGDGAWRAPMGTMVIGGLIMSTVLTLLIVPAGFSLADGLEKRMGPWMRQRFLTYRPGDEKRDDTRPHGEPEPAPAE; encoded by the coding sequence ATGAATTTTCGCAACATCTCTGCCTGGTCGATACGCAACCCGGTCATTCCGCTGGTGTTCTTCACCGCGGTTCTGCTGGCCGGCTTGCTCAGTTTCGCGCGCATGGATGTGGTGAACAACCCGGATATCGAATTCCCGGCGGTCAGTGTCTCCATTTCGCAGCCGGGCGCCGCCCCGACAGAGATCGAGAACCAGATCACGCAACGGGTCGAATCTGCGGTCCGGTCGATCAACGGGGTCAATTCGATCAACTCGACTGCCAGCGAGGGCAGCTCCAGCACGATGATCGAATTCGAAGTCGGCACCGATCCCAACGATGCGACGATTGAAGTCAAGAATGCGATTGATTCGATCCGCGGCAGCCTGCCCGACGGGATCCTGGAGCCCCGCATCAGCAAGATCGAAATCTCCGGCGGCTTTCTCGGCATCTTTGCCGTCGAAGCCGAAGACATGACCATCGAGCAGCTTAGCTGGTTCATCGACGATTCTGTCAGCAAGCGCCTGCTCGGGATCCAGGGCATGGCGGAAGTCCGCCGCATCGGCGGGGTCGATCGCGAAATCGAAGTCATCCTCGACCTGCCCAAGATGCAGGCTTTCGGTGTTACCGCCAGCCAGATCAACAACGTGTTGCGGCAGACCAACATCGATGCCGCAGGCGGTGCGACGGAAGTCGGCGGCACCCGTCAGTCGGTCCGCGTGCTGGGCAACACCGATAGCGCCTATGACCTGTCGCAACGACAAATCCAGCTGGGCAACGGGCGGACCATCAAGCTCGCTGAAGTGGCGAGGGTGCGTGACGGTTACAGCGAGCGCTCCTCGATCTCCAAGCTGCGCGGCAAGGAAGTGGTGCCGTTCGTGATGTCGCGCGCCAAGGGCGCATCCGACGTTACGGTCTATTACGAGGCCAAGGAGGTCATCGCCGAGATCCAGAAAGAGAACCCCGACGTAAGGTTCACCCAGCTGCTCAACTCGGTCAAATATACCGAGGAGCAATACAAGAGTTCGATGGCGGCGATGATCGAGGGTGCAATTCTCGCTGTCGTCGTGGTGTTCTTCTTCCTGCGTGACTGGCGCGCGACGATCATTTCGGCCATCGCGATCCCGCTCTCCGCGATCCCGACCTTCTGGTTCATGGACCTGCTCGGGTTCAACCTCAACCAGCTGTCATTGCTCGCGCTGGGGCTGGTGGCCGGGGTCTTGGTCGATGACGCGATCGTTGAGATCGAGAACATCGTCAGACACATGCGCATGGGCAAGAGCGCCTACCAGGCGAGTATCGACGCAGCCGACGAAATCGGCTTGCCGGTGGTGGCAACCAGCTTCTGTATCGTCGCCGTTTTCCTGCCGGTTGGCCTGATGCCCGGTATCTCCGGCCAGTTCTTCAAGAACTTCGGCATAACGGTGGTCATTGCCGTGCTGATGTCGCTGGCAGTGGCGCGCATGATCACGCCGATGCTGGCGGCCTATTTCCTCAAGGCCAAGGGCCACGCCGCGCATGGCGAAGGCCCGATGATGGACCGTTACATGGGGATCCTGCGCTGGTCGCTCGACCGTGGCAAGCTCTACGCCCGCCGCGAGGGCCTGGCGCCGCCGCGCCACCGGTGGCTCTATGTGCTGAGCTTCATCCTCGTCATCCTGCTCATGATGATAGTCCCGGGCATGGCGGTATTCACTACCAATGGCATTCTCGGCGGTTTCGGCCTGTCCGATGCTGTGACCCGTGCCATCTCCAGCGACCCGCAGGCCGAAGCCGCGCAACTCGCCGGCCGCCTGGTCAACTTCGTGCTGCTGTCGCTGTCGCTCGCTGTCGGTTTCGGGGTCGGCTGGCTCTTGCTCAAGGTCTTCGGTCTCGTGCGGTTCTTTGGCGACGGGATGCGCAACAGCTGGAGATGGCTCGAAGCGCGGTTCTATGACCACCGCGTGTGGATGCTGATGGTTGGCTATTTTGCGCTGCTGCTGACTTTGTTGCTGTTCATGAGTGTCCCGGCGCAGTTCCAGCCCACGGTCGACGATGAAAACAGCCGGGTCGAAATCGAGATGGTGCCCGGCACTACGATCGAGACCACCATGGCGGTGGCCGACCGGGTGGCCGACCTGCTGTATGAGCAGCAGGAAGTCGAACGCGCGCTGCAGCGCGTTCGGCAAGGCAATGCCACACTCTATATCGCCCTCAAGCCCGATCGGGAGCGGACTTCGATCCAGTTCGAGCGCGACCTTGCCCCGACGCTGGCGCAGATTCCCGATGCGAGGGTGCGCTTCCAGTCGCAGTCGGGTGGCTTCGGCAGCGGGCGCGACATCACGGTCATGCTGGCCGGGTCCGATCCAGAGTTGCTGGAAGACACCGCAGCGACCCTGGTCGAACAGATGAAGGGCATCGACAAGTTGGTCGCCCCAAGGATCAGTGCCGACATCAATCGGCCTGAGATCATCATTACCCCGCGCCCGGAACTGGCGGCAGAGCTGGGTGTGACAACGGCGGCGTTGAGCCAGACCATCCGCATCGCGACGCTGGGCGAGATCGAGCAGAACGCAGCCAAGTTCTCGCTGTCCGATCGGCAGATCCCGATCACCGTCAAGCTGCCCGAATCCTCGCGCGAGGACCTGTCGACAATTGCCAACCTGCCGGTCCAGACTCGCACCGGCGGTTCCGTGCCGTTGTCGCGCGTTGCCGATATCAGCTTTGGATCAGGTCCGACGGCGATCCAGCGCTATAACCAGAATCGCCGCGTGCTGGTCGGGGCCGACCTCGGGCAAGGTGTGGTCAAGGGCGAAGCGCAGGCCGAAATCGACCAGTTGCCGATCCTCCAGAACTTGCCCCAAGGCGTTATTCGCGATGTCGTGGGCGAAGACCAATGGCAACAGGAGCTTGTCCGCAGCCTGCTGATCGCGGTCATCGCTGGCGTTCTACTCGTGTTTGCAGTGCTGGTACTGCTCTACAAGCGCCTGATGAGTCCGCTGGTCAACATGACGTCACTGGCGCTGGCTCCGCTGGGCGGGATTTTCCTTGTCTGGCTGGTGGGCCAGCCGCAGTCGATGCCGGTCTATATCGGGGTCTTGCTGCTACTTGGCATTGTCTCGAAGAACTCGATCCTGCTGATCGACTTCGCGATTGAGGAAATGGGCAAGGGTACCCGCAAGTTCGAAGCCATTGTCGACGCCGGGCACAAGCGAGCCCAGCCGATCGTGATGACCACGGTCGCAATGACCGCCGGGATGGTGCCGATCGCGTTTTCCGGACTGCTCGGTTCCGGCGATGGCGCCTGGCGGGCCCCGATGGGCACGATGGTGATTGGCGGGTTGATCATGTCGACGGTACTGACCTTGCTGATCGTGCCGGCGGGCTTCAGCTTGGCGGACGGTCTCGAGAAACGCATGGGTCCGTGGATGCGCCAACGTTTCCTCACTTACCGGCCCGGGGATGAGAAGCGTGATGACACGCGCCCGCATGGCGAGCCGGAGCCGGCCCCAGCCGAGTGA
- a CDS encoding efflux RND transporter periplasmic adaptor subunit → MNYPHSEIRSDTPTTVSGESLSTVEWGEQRSLPWRWIILGIIIVGALVATWMLLSSGSGTAVPAADNEEQAPRITVIAPGRGTIEGAINATGTLAARREMPVGVVGEGGRVVSVPVEQGQWVRAGQVLASIDRSVQNQQASAQRAQIEVAKSDASLAQANLDRALQLVERGFISKAEIDRLTATRDAARARVNVAEAQYNELLARNARLNIVAPASGLLLERNVEPGATVSAGSGVLFRIAKGGEMELLAQVGETDLAKLTSGVSATVTPAGTTKAFSGQIWQLEPTIDQQTRQGTARVALPYAPELRPGGFATATISSGTLVAPMLPESAILSDDKGSFVYIVDKENKVRRRGVKTGLVTREGIAVTDGLDGSEKVVLRAGGFLTEGETISPQLEGGDKAQTAAKTQSKG, encoded by the coding sequence ATGAACTACCCGCATAGCGAAATTCGCAGCGATACCCCGACCACTGTGAGTGGCGAGTCGCTGAGTACGGTGGAATGGGGCGAACAGCGCAGCCTGCCGTGGCGCTGGATCATCCTGGGGATCATTATTGTCGGCGCTCTTGTCGCGACCTGGATGCTGCTGAGCAGCGGTTCTGGCACTGCAGTGCCAGCCGCTGATAATGAAGAACAGGCCCCGCGCATCACGGTTATCGCGCCAGGGCGAGGGACTATCGAGGGAGCGATCAACGCGACCGGTACCCTGGCCGCAAGGCGTGAAATGCCCGTCGGCGTCGTTGGCGAAGGTGGGCGCGTGGTTTCGGTCCCGGTGGAGCAGGGCCAATGGGTCCGTGCGGGCCAGGTTCTGGCATCGATCGACCGCTCGGTTCAGAACCAGCAGGCCAGCGCGCAGCGTGCCCAGATCGAAGTTGCCAAGTCCGACGCGAGCCTGGCACAGGCCAATCTCGATCGTGCTTTGCAACTGGTTGAACGTGGCTTCATTTCCAAGGCCGAGATCGACCGGCTCACAGCCACCCGCGATGCTGCGCGGGCGCGCGTCAATGTCGCCGAGGCCCAGTATAACGAGCTGCTCGCTCGCAATGCCCGGCTCAACATCGTCGCACCGGCGTCCGGCCTCCTGCTTGAGCGGAACGTCGAACCGGGCGCGACTGTCAGCGCCGGATCGGGCGTGCTGTTCCGCATCGCAAAAGGCGGCGAAATGGAATTGCTGGCGCAGGTCGGCGAAACGGACCTGGCAAAGTTGACTTCAGGCGTGTCCGCCACCGTTACCCCGGCTGGTACAACCAAAGCATTCAGCGGACAGATCTGGCAGCTCGAGCCAACAATCGACCAGCAGACCCGGCAGGGTACGGCTCGCGTCGCCTTGCCCTATGCGCCTGAGTTGCGACCCGGTGGTTTTGCGACAGCGACCATCAGCAGCGGTACGCTGGTCGCACCCATGCTGCCTGAATCCGCGATCCTGTCCGACGACAAAGGCAGCTTCGTCTATATCGTCGACAAAGAGAACAAGGTACGCCGCCGCGGAGTCAAGACCGGCCTCGTCACGCGCGAAGGCATTGCTGTGACCGACGGCCTCGATGGCAGTGAGAAAGTCGTCCTGCGCGCGGGCGGGTTCCTGACCGAAGGCGAAACGATTTCGCCCCAGCTGGAAGGTGGCGATAAGGCTCAAACCGCTGCGAAGACCCAGAGCAAAGGCTAG
- a CDS encoding GlsB/YeaQ/YmgE family stress response membrane protein gives MGWIIALVVGGIAGWLASLVMNRDASMGIFWNIVVGCVGSVVGNWIAGPMLGITGSVQEFSLTGLVIAVVGAVVLLGIVNLIQRGRVR, from the coding sequence ATGGGTTGGATTATCGCTCTTGTCGTTGGTGGCATCGCTGGCTGGCTTGCAAGCCTGGTCATGAACCGCGACGCTTCAATGGGGATTTTCTGGAACATCGTGGTCGGCTGCGTCGGCTCGGTCGTCGGCAACTGGATTGCCGGCCCGATGCTGGGGATCACCGGCAGCGTGCAGGAATTTTCTCTGACGGGCCTTGTCATCGCTGTCGTAGGCGCGGTGGTGCTGCTCGGTATCGTCAACCTGATCCAGCGCGGTCGCGTCCGTTAA